The Skermanella pratensis genome has a window encoding:
- a CDS encoding DsbA family protein: protein MRRYMLGLAMVAVVAVGAGVGLVNTGVIAKEKPAPEVIAPAQAGTVPDDDSTPKPTQVVQAQLAQGRATQAQVAQAAEKNDPLSERVLGDPNAPITILEYSSLTCPHCATFHANTLPQLKKDYIDTGKAKLVFRDFPFDRAALQASMLARCSNPERYFGFLDVLFKSQNKWAGAADPAQALAQTGKLAGVGEQQFQACMGNEALANKLIERRLEAEQKYQVESTPTFVILRGDTTEKIVGAQPIAEFARVLDKLGS from the coding sequence TTGCGCCGCTATATGCTGGGATTGGCCATGGTTGCCGTGGTCGCTGTTGGGGCCGGCGTGGGCCTCGTGAACACCGGCGTCATCGCCAAGGAGAAACCGGCACCCGAAGTCATCGCGCCCGCACAGGCCGGGACCGTCCCGGACGACGACTCCACGCCCAAGCCGACCCAGGTGGTCCAGGCCCAGCTCGCCCAGGGTCGGGCGACCCAGGCGCAGGTGGCCCAGGCCGCCGAGAAGAACGATCCGCTGAGCGAGCGCGTGCTGGGCGACCCCAACGCGCCGATCACGATCCTGGAATATTCCTCGCTGACCTGCCCGCACTGCGCCACCTTCCACGCCAACACGTTGCCGCAGCTGAAGAAGGACTATATCGACACCGGCAAGGCCAAGCTGGTGTTCCGCGACTTCCCGTTCGACCGGGCGGCGCTCCAGGCCAGCATGCTGGCCCGCTGCTCCAACCCGGAGCGGTACTTCGGCTTCCTCGACGTGCTGTTCAAGAGCCAGAACAAGTGGGCGGGCGCCGCCGATCCGGCCCAGGCCCTGGCCCAGACCGGCAAGCTGGCCGGTGTCGGCGAGCAGCAGTTCCAGGCCTGCATGGGCAACGAGGCGCTGGCAAACAAGCTGATCGAACGGCGGCTGGAGGCCGAGCAGAAGTACCAGGTCGAATCCACGCCGACCTTCGTGATCCTGCGCGGCGACACCACCGAGAAGATCGTGGGCGCCCAGCCGATCGCGGAATTCGCCCGCGTGCTCGACAAGCTGGGCTCCTGA
- a CDS encoding DUF721 domain-containing protein: MAAPRPLARIVPKVAGKALGKRGMAFGTLITDWPTIMGPELARSTLPQKLAFPPGQREGATLHLKVSGAAALDVQHSEPQVIERINAFFGYRAVERIKLIQGPLPGAPRRPKVQRPMTAEEEAGIQRAAGPVDDPSLRDALVRLGRAIHAKSGS, translated from the coding sequence ATGGCAGCCCCCCGCCCTCTCGCCAGAATCGTGCCCAAGGTGGCCGGCAAGGCGCTGGGCAAGCGCGGCATGGCGTTCGGCACGCTGATCACGGACTGGCCGACCATCATGGGGCCGGAACTGGCCCGCAGCACCCTGCCCCAGAAGCTGGCCTTCCCGCCCGGCCAGCGCGAGGGCGCCACGCTGCATCTCAAGGTTTCAGGCGCCGCGGCGCTCGATGTCCAGCACTCCGAACCGCAGGTGATCGAGCGGATCAACGCCTTCTTCGGCTACCGCGCCGTCGAGCGGATCAAGCTTATCCAGGGACCGTTGCCCGGTGCGCCGCGGCGTCCGAAGGTCCAGCGTCCCATGACGGCGGAGGAGGAAGCCGGGATCCAGCGGGCCGCCGGCCCGGTCGACGACCCGTCGCTCCGCGACGCGCTGGTCCGCCTGGGAAGAGCGATCCATGCGAAATCGGGCTCCTGA
- the darT gene encoding type II toxin-antitoxin system toxin DNA ADP-ribosyl transferase DarT — protein MPIPDRPKIYHIVHVDNLASIVADGCLWPDSVMVKRQGAAVIGNSEIKADRLRLPVDCHAGTCVGDYVPFYLCPRSVMLYVISRRNHHNVAYKDGQGPVVHLVADMQEVVAWATASERRWAFTDINAASRAADFYNELANLDQLNWKAIAARNWASCRDHKMAEFLMHESFPWELVRGVAVYSEQIGARAIAAFGKAEHRPQVKVKKDWYY, from the coding sequence ATGCCGATACCTGATCGTCCAAAGATTTACCACATCGTTCACGTGGACAACCTCGCGTCGATAGTCGCGGACGGGTGTCTGTGGCCTGACTCCGTCATGGTAAAGCGGCAGGGGGCGGCGGTTATTGGAAACAGCGAGATCAAGGCCGATCGGCTGCGTCTGCCCGTTGATTGCCATGCGGGTACCTGCGTCGGTGACTATGTCCCTTTCTACCTCTGCCCCCGCTCCGTAATGCTCTATGTCATATCCAGACGCAACCATCACAATGTAGCGTATAAGGATGGTCAGGGCCCGGTCGTGCATCTCGTTGCGGACATGCAGGAAGTCGTAGCTTGGGCAACCGCCAGCGAGCGTCGCTGGGCATTCACCGACATCAATGCGGCGAGTCGTGCGGCTGATTTCTACAATGAACTTGCGAACCTCGATCAGCTGAATTGGAAAGCGATTGCGGCAAGAAACTGGGCTTCCTGCCGAGATCACAAGATGGCGGAGTTTCTCATGCACGAGAGTTTCCCTTGGGAACTTGTCAGGGGAGTCGCTGTCTACTCGGAGCAGATTGGCGCCCGCGCGATTGCGGCATTCGGAAAAGCAGAGCACCGACCACAAGTGAAAGTGAAAAAAGATTGGTATTACTGA
- a CDS encoding NAD(P)/FAD-dependent oxidoreductase: MTSCDFLIIGAGIAGASAAYELSSRGRVVLLEREAQPGYHSTGRSAALYTETYGNAVIRALTVGSRPFYDAVVTSGFAEHPVLTPRGVVLVGREDQTDSLDRAFHSGSVLTPSVGLLDRDATLALAPMLRPDYAAGAVWEPDAMDMDVAAIHQGYLRGLRARGGEIVTDAELLALTRRGGTWRAETRAGVHDAPWVVNAAGAWADAVAVLAGLAPIGLVPKRRTAITFDPTPVPDEAALPLWPMVCDVDETFYFKPEGGRLLGSPADETPVEPCDVQPEELDIALTVDRIERACLFKVRRISHRWAGLRTFAPDKSPVVGPDPEAEGFFWLAGQGGYGIQTAPGMARTAAGLLADGRVPEDLAALGVKAVDLAPERLRAP, encoded by the coding sequence ATGACTTCCTGCGACTTCCTGATCATCGGCGCCGGCATTGCCGGAGCCTCCGCGGCGTATGAGCTCTCATCCCGCGGCCGGGTCGTGCTGCTGGAGCGCGAGGCACAGCCGGGCTATCACTCGACCGGCCGCTCCGCCGCCCTCTATACCGAGACCTACGGCAACGCGGTGATCCGGGCGCTGACCGTCGGCAGCCGCCCCTTCTACGATGCCGTCGTGACCTCCGGCTTCGCCGAACATCCGGTGCTGACCCCGCGCGGCGTGGTGCTGGTCGGGCGAGAGGACCAGACGGACAGCCTGGACCGCGCGTTCCATTCCGGCAGCGTGCTGACGCCTTCCGTCGGCCTGCTGGACCGCGACGCCACCCTGGCGCTGGCCCCGATGCTGCGGCCGGACTATGCGGCGGGCGCGGTGTGGGAGCCGGACGCCATGGACATGGACGTCGCCGCGATCCACCAGGGCTATCTGCGCGGGCTGCGCGCCCGAGGCGGCGAGATCGTCACCGACGCGGAACTGCTGGCGCTGACCCGCCGAGGCGGGACCTGGCGGGCGGAGACCCGCGCCGGCGTCCACGATGCCCCCTGGGTCGTGAACGCCGCCGGGGCCTGGGCCGATGCCGTGGCCGTCCTGGCCGGGCTGGCGCCGATCGGCCTGGTCCCGAAGCGCAGGACCGCGATCACCTTCGATCCCACGCCGGTCCCGGACGAGGCCGCCTTGCCCCTCTGGCCGATGGTGTGCGACGTGGACGAAACGTTCTATTTCAAGCCGGAGGGCGGCCGGCTCCTGGGCTCGCCGGCCGACGAGACGCCGGTCGAGCCTTGCGACGTCCAGCCGGAGGAACTCGACATCGCCCTGACGGTTGACCGGATCGAGCGGGCGTGCCTCTTCAAGGTCCGGCGGATCAGCCACCGCTGGGCCGGACTTCGGACCTTCGCCCCGGACAAGAGCCCGGTGGTGGGACCCGACCCGGAGGCGGAAGGATTCTTTTGGCTGGCCGGCCAGGGCGGCTACGGCATCCAGACCGCGCCGGGCATGGCGCGGACCGCCGCCGGGCTGCTGGCCGACGGCAGGGTGCCGGAGGATCTGGCCGCTCTCGGCGTGAAGGCCGTGGATCTGGCGCCGGAGCGGTTGCGGGCGCCCTGA
- the mutY gene encoding A/G-specific adenine glycosylase, with protein MRPDELARSMLGWYDRHRRVLPWRAPAGRTADPYHVWLSEIMLQQTTVVTVGPYFEAFLRRWPTVADLAAADLDAVLHAWAGLGYYARARNLHKCAQVVADRYGGRFPDNEQELRQLPGIGAYTAAAVAAIAFDRRATVLDGNVERVMARLFAVEEPLPGSKEKLRGLADTITPDRRPGDYAQAVMDLGATVCTPRKPKCPQCPWHDGCAARAAGIAESLPRKTPKADKPTRRGMAFWLLNPEGAVLLRRRPENGLLGGMIEVPSGDWLERPARSLAAASGQAPAAASWLLLPGLVRHTFTHFHLELQVAAARLGPADGDGWKRADGIWVPVDRLSEHAIPTVMRKVVRHALGSIGVS; from the coding sequence ATGCGACCGGACGAGCTGGCCCGGTCGATGCTGGGCTGGTACGACCGCCACCGGCGCGTGCTGCCCTGGCGAGCGCCGGCCGGCAGGACCGCCGATCCCTACCACGTCTGGCTGTCAGAAATCATGCTGCAGCAGACCACCGTCGTCACCGTCGGACCCTACTTCGAGGCGTTCCTGCGGCGCTGGCCGACCGTCGCCGATCTGGCGGCGGCCGACCTGGACGCCGTCCTCCACGCTTGGGCGGGACTCGGCTATTACGCGCGGGCCCGCAACCTGCACAAGTGCGCCCAGGTGGTGGCCGACCGGTACGGCGGCCGGTTTCCCGATAATGAACAGGAATTGCGGCAACTTCCGGGCATCGGTGCCTATACCGCCGCGGCCGTCGCCGCCATCGCCTTCGACCGCCGCGCCACCGTGCTGGACGGCAACGTCGAGCGCGTCATGGCGCGGCTCTTCGCGGTCGAGGAGCCGCTGCCGGGATCGAAGGAGAAGCTGCGGGGCCTGGCCGACACCATCACGCCCGACCGGCGCCCCGGCGACTACGCCCAGGCCGTGATGGACCTGGGAGCCACGGTCTGCACGCCGCGCAAGCCGAAATGCCCGCAATGCCCCTGGCACGACGGCTGCGCCGCCCGGGCCGCCGGCATCGCCGAGTCGCTGCCGCGCAAGACGCCCAAGGCGGACAAGCCGACCCGCCGCGGCATGGCGTTCTGGCTGCTCAACCCCGAAGGCGCGGTGCTGCTGCGCCGCCGGCCCGAGAACGGGCTGCTGGGCGGCATGATCGAGGTGCCGTCGGGCGACTGGCTGGAGCGGCCGGCCCGGAGCCTGGCCGCGGCCTCGGGCCAGGCGCCGGCCGCCGCGTCCTGGCTGCTGCTGCCCGGGCTGGTCCGCCATACCTTCACCCATTTTCACCTGGAACTTCAGGTCGCGGCGGCCCGGCTCGGCCCTGCGGACGGCGACGGCTGGAAGCGGGCCGACGGCATCTGGGTGCCGGTCGACCGGCTGTCGGAACACGCCATTCCCACGGTGATGCGCAAGGTGGTGCGGCACGCGCTGGGCAGCATCGGAGTTTCCTGA
- a CDS encoding DUF1194 domain-containing protein → MILIRTLAVAAVLLLAGPAARADQPVDLELVMAVDASGSITTGALEFQLRGHAAAFRSPEVADSLTVGGTRSVAVTLVQWAGPNTLEVVVPWTRVADAADAKRFADRIGAATRPPLDGSTAMGSAIDRAADLFDGNGFEAPRRVIDLCSNGFSNSGVDVEGARDRAVARGITINALAILDEYDWLEEYYAESVIGGPFSFVRTAESRESFAEAILRKLVEEIAGGDGMPEGLRLAAR, encoded by the coding sequence ATGATCCTCATCCGGACCTTGGCGGTGGCCGCCGTCCTCCTGCTGGCGGGTCCCGCCGCGCGGGCCGACCAGCCGGTCGACCTGGAACTGGTCATGGCGGTCGACGCGTCGGGCAGCATCACGACGGGCGCGCTGGAGTTCCAGCTGCGTGGCCACGCCGCCGCCTTCCGCAGCCCGGAGGTGGCCGACTCCCTGACCGTCGGCGGGACCCGGTCGGTCGCCGTCACGCTGGTCCAATGGGCGGGACCCAACACGCTGGAGGTCGTGGTGCCCTGGACGCGCGTCGCCGATGCCGCCGACGCCAAGCGGTTCGCCGACCGCATCGGCGCGGCGACGCGGCCCCCGCTGGACGGCAGCACCGCGATGGGCAGCGCCATCGACCGGGCGGCCGACCTGTTCGACGGCAACGGCTTCGAGGCGCCGCGCCGCGTCATCGACCTCTGCAGCAACGGCTTCAGCAACAGCGGCGTGGACGTGGAGGGTGCCCGCGACCGCGCCGTGGCGCGGGGCATCACCATCAACGCCCTGGCGATCCTGGACGAGTACGACTGGCTGGAGGAGTATTACGCGGAGAGCGTCATCGGCGGCCCGTTCTCCTTCGTCCGCACCGCCGAGAGCCGCGAAAGCTTCGCCGAAGCCATCCTGCGCAAGCTGGTGGAGGAGATCGCGGGCGGGGACGGGATGCCGGAGGGCCTGCGGCTGGCGGCGCGGTGA
- the smc gene encoding chromosome segregation protein SMC, whose translation MQFVKLRISGFKSFVDPTELVIEPGMTGIVGPNGCGKSNLVEALRWVMGETSAKKMRGDDMDDVIFGGTDKRPARNIAEVTLGVDNTRRTAPAGFNEFDDLEIQRKIERGSGSDYRINGKLVRARDVQLLFADNASGANSPALVSQGRIGTIINAKPTERRVLLEEAAGITGLHSRRHEAELRLKAAEANLMRLDDVIVTMDAQLGTLRKQARQASRYRNLSEQVRRTEAVLLHIRWVAAQAALAAARLAFNDAEVLVRDRMGEAAAETARRAADAEGLPRLRQAEAQAAQALQRLVIAREALDAEEKRVAEARAANQRRLAQVATDLARERALAEDAGTALARLADERDGLIGEQGDEAAVEEAARESLAEARERVEGLDRELTALTERTAADEARRTALQRQAADLDQRLATAIRRLDEQHRQRAALEAELASRPDIEAAEEAVAAAEEALDLARDRAEAAEHAKAAAEAAQARSREAQQAADGARARLKAEERALSELLESGSGDLFPPLIDAVTVAPDYEVAIAAALGDDLTAPLDEAAAVHWRTHPALDRTAPLPAGAEPLASRVRAPPALARCLDHIGVVAGAAEGDALAPTLLPGQILVTRDGASWRWDGLSVTAGAPTAAAIRLKQRNRLAEIRLELESAEDSSAQAREDFEAARACATEAAAQERRCRDAVRDAFGAVGRTRDQHARLAQAAAAAVSRLTALTEAVDRLDADRCYAERQVAEARAALDALPESGQARERVADLRATLAETRAELSGRQNALDRILREAHGRRQRLAAIESERRGWASRSEGADERLAELMERAETAKAELEELAGRPDEIESERAGLSTRIADAERVRKRAADTLNEAEATLAATEKRLKQAETGLGDAREARVRAEAAVASARQTLDGVRERIAEKLECAPDQTAALADLPPGEPLPDPAGVEARLEKLVRERENMGPVNLLAEAEAAELDQQIAGMQTERTDLVSAIGRLRQGISSLNKEARERLLASFETVDRHFQDMFVRLFGGGKAYLKLTEAEDPLDAGLEIYASPPGKRLQALSLLSGGEQALTALSLLFAVFLTNPAPICVLDEVDAPLDEANVDRFCTLVEEMARVGATRFLIITHHRLTMARMDRLFGVTMGERGVSQLVSVDLRRAEELRGAA comes from the coding sequence GTGCAGTTCGTAAAGCTCCGCATTTCGGGCTTCAAGTCGTTCGTCGACCCTACCGAACTGGTGATCGAGCCGGGCATGACCGGCATCGTCGGCCCCAACGGCTGCGGCAAGTCCAACCTGGTCGAAGCGCTCCGCTGGGTCATGGGCGAGACCTCGGCCAAGAAGATGCGCGGCGACGACATGGACGACGTCATCTTCGGCGGGACCGACAAGCGGCCGGCCCGCAACATCGCCGAGGTGACGCTGGGGGTGGACAACACGCGGCGGACCGCCCCCGCCGGCTTCAACGAGTTCGACGACCTGGAGATCCAGCGGAAGATCGAGCGCGGCTCCGGGTCGGACTATCGGATCAACGGCAAGCTGGTGCGCGCCCGCGACGTCCAGCTGCTGTTCGCCGACAACGCCAGCGGCGCCAATTCCCCCGCCTTGGTCAGCCAGGGCCGCATCGGCACCATCATCAACGCCAAGCCGACCGAGCGCCGGGTCCTGCTGGAGGAGGCGGCCGGCATCACCGGCCTGCATTCCCGGCGCCACGAGGCCGAGCTGCGCCTCAAGGCGGCCGAGGCCAACCTGATGCGCCTGGACGACGTCATCGTCACCATGGACGCCCAGCTCGGCACGCTGCGCAAGCAGGCGCGGCAGGCCTCCCGCTACCGCAATCTCAGCGAACAGGTCCGCCGGACCGAGGCGGTGCTGCTCCATATCCGCTGGGTCGCGGCCCAGGCGGCGCTCGCGGCGGCGCGGCTCGCCTTCAACGACGCCGAGGTGCTGGTGCGCGACCGCATGGGCGAGGCCGCGGCCGAGACCGCCCGGCGCGCCGCCGACGCCGAGGGGCTGCCCCGCCTCCGCCAGGCGGAGGCCCAGGCGGCGCAGGCGCTCCAGCGGCTGGTGATCGCCCGCGAGGCGCTCGACGCGGAGGAGAAGCGGGTCGCCGAGGCCCGGGCCGCCAATCAGCGACGGCTGGCCCAGGTCGCCACCGACTTGGCGCGCGAACGCGCGCTGGCGGAGGACGCCGGGACGGCGCTCGCCCGCCTCGCCGACGAGCGGGACGGCCTGATCGGGGAACAGGGCGACGAGGCCGCCGTCGAGGAGGCCGCCCGCGAGTCGCTGGCCGAGGCGCGCGAGCGGGTCGAGGGTCTTGACCGCGAGCTGACCGCGCTGACCGAACGGACAGCCGCGGACGAGGCCCGCCGCACCGCCCTTCAGCGGCAGGCCGCCGACCTGGACCAACGGCTGGCGACCGCGATCCGCCGGCTCGACGAGCAGCATCGCCAGCGCGCGGCATTGGAGGCCGAACTGGCGTCCCGCCCCGACATCGAGGCGGCGGAGGAAGCCGTCGCGGCCGCGGAGGAGGCGCTGGACCTCGCCCGCGACCGGGCCGAAGCGGCGGAGCATGCCAAGGCGGCGGCCGAAGCGGCACAGGCCCGCAGCCGCGAGGCGCAGCAGGCGGCCGACGGCGCCCGCGCCCGGCTGAAGGCGGAGGAAAGGGCGCTGTCGGAGCTTCTGGAGTCCGGCTCCGGCGACCTGTTCCCGCCGCTGATCGATGCCGTCACCGTGGCGCCCGACTACGAGGTGGCGATCGCCGCGGCGCTGGGCGACGACCTGACCGCGCCGCTGGACGAGGCCGCGGCGGTCCATTGGCGGACGCACCCGGCGCTCGACCGCACGGCGCCGCTGCCGGCGGGGGCGGAGCCGCTGGCGTCCCGGGTCAGGGCGCCCCCTGCCCTGGCCCGCTGCCTCGACCATATCGGCGTCGTCGCGGGTGCCGCGGAGGGCGACGCCCTGGCCCCGACACTGCTGCCCGGCCAGATCCTGGTCACGCGCGACGGTGCCTCCTGGCGCTGGGACGGGCTGTCCGTCACGGCGGGAGCGCCTACGGCGGCCGCGATCCGGCTAAAGCAGCGCAACCGCCTCGCCGAGATTCGCCTGGAGCTTGAAAGCGCCGAGGACAGCTCGGCGCAGGCGCGGGAGGACTTCGAGGCCGCCCGCGCCTGCGCGACGGAAGCCGCGGCCCAGGAACGGCGCTGCCGCGACGCCGTGCGGGACGCCTTCGGCGCGGTCGGCCGGACCCGCGACCAGCACGCCAGGCTGGCCCAGGCCGCCGCTGCGGCCGTCTCCCGCCTGACCGCCCTGACCGAGGCGGTGGACCGCCTGGACGCCGACCGGTGCTATGCCGAGCGTCAGGTCGCCGAGGCGCGGGCCGCCCTGGACGCGCTCCCCGAATCAGGGCAGGCGCGGGAGCGGGTCGCCGACCTGCGCGCCACCCTGGCCGAGACCCGCGCCGAGCTTTCGGGCCGGCAGAACGCGCTGGACCGCATCCTGCGCGAGGCCCACGGGCGGCGCCAGCGCCTCGCCGCGATCGAATCGGAACGGCGCGGCTGGGCCAGCCGGTCCGAAGGGGCGGACGAGCGCCTCGCCGAACTGATGGAACGCGCCGAGACCGCGAAGGCGGAACTGGAGGAGCTGGCCGGACGGCCGGATGAGATCGAGTCCGAGCGCGCCGGCCTGTCGACCCGGATCGCCGACGCCGAGCGGGTGAGGAAACGCGCCGCCGACACCCTGAACGAGGCCGAGGCCACGCTGGCCGCCACCGAGAAGCGCCTGAAACAGGCCGAGACGGGGCTGGGTGACGCCCGCGAGGCCCGCGTCCGGGCGGAAGCCGCCGTGGCCTCGGCCCGCCAGACTCTGGACGGGGTCCGCGAGCGGATCGCCGAGAAGCTGGAATGCGCGCCGGATCAGACGGCCGCCCTGGCCGACCTGCCGCCGGGCGAGCCGCTGCCCGACCCGGCCGGCGTCGAGGCGCGGCTGGAAAAGCTGGTGCGCGAACGGGAGAACATGGGTCCGGTCAACCTGCTGGCGGAAGCCGAGGCGGCCGAGCTGGACCAGCAGATCGCCGGCATGCAGACCGAGCGGACCGACCTGGTATCGGCCATCGGCCGGCTGCGCCAGGGCATCTCCAGCCTCAACAAGGAGGCGCGGGAGCGGCTGCTTGCCTCGTTCGAGACGGTGGACCGGCATTTCCAGGACATGTTCGTCCGGCTGTTCGGCGGCGGCAAGGCGTACCTGAAGCTGACCGAGGCGGAGGACCCGCTGGACGCCGGGCTGGAGATCTATGCCAGCCCGCCGGGCAAGCGGCTCCAGGCGCTGTCCCTGCTGTCCGGCGGCGAGCAGGCGCTGACCGCGCTGTCGCTGCTGTTCGCCGTGTTCCTGACCAACCCGGCGCCGATCTGCGTGCTGGACGAGGTGGACGCGCCGCTGGACGAGGCCAACGTCGACCGCTTCTGCACCCTGGTCGAGGAGATGGCCCGCGTCGGCGCCACCCGTTTCCTGATCATCACCCACCACCGCCTGACCATGGCCCGCATGGACCGCCTGTTCGGCGTCACCATGGGCGAACGCGGCGTTTCCCAGCTGGTTTCCGTCGATCTGCGCCGCGCCGAGGAACTGCGGGGCGCCGCCTGA
- a CDS encoding terminase small subunit translates to MTAPVPRLAVRQELFCEEIAAGSSAAEAARRAGYSPHGAKQRGHFLLGQEEVRMRIDTLRAERRAFHRSRLDRAAEVLDTVIADALEARKPGIVLRAVELQIKLLGIVQDRRISHHFHGEGSGSDAGAYDAAPDPREWLDGIPPKLVVPAAETVPAEPAPATEAGPQPGDAVQIVTEDDLSAASGSDPAAASPGMTEPLPAGLPPKLPKDLPAGLWDKMPDDFARLPLAEPVPGRPELADLLAA, encoded by the coding sequence ATGACCGCCCCCGTTCCCCGTCTCGCCGTCCGGCAGGAACTTTTCTGCGAGGAGATCGCCGCCGGCTCGTCGGCGGCGGAGGCCGCGCGGCGGGCGGGGTACTCGCCCCACGGCGCCAAGCAGCGCGGCCATTTCCTGCTGGGGCAGGAGGAGGTCCGGATGCGCATCGACACGCTGCGCGCCGAGCGGCGGGCGTTCCACCGGTCCCGGCTCGACCGCGCCGCGGAAGTGCTGGACACCGTCATCGCCGACGCACTGGAGGCCAGGAAGCCCGGCATCGTGCTGCGCGCCGTGGAACTCCAGATCAAGCTCCTGGGCATCGTCCAAGACCGCCGGATCTCCCATCATTTCCACGGCGAAGGCAGCGGCTCCGATGCCGGCGCCTATGACGCGGCCCCCGATCCCCGGGAGTGGCTGGATGGAATCCCGCCTAAACTCGTCGTCCCGGCCGCCGAAACAGTGCCCGCCGAGCCTGCCCCGGCTACTGAAGCCGGTCCGCAACCCGGCGACGCCGTCCAGATAGTGACCGAGGATGACCTTTCTGCCGCTTCCGGCAGTGACCCCGCCGCAGCATCGCCGGGCATGACCGAACCTCTTCCCGCCGGGCTTCCGCCCAAACTTCCGAAGGATCTCCCCGCGGGCCTGTGGGACAAGATGCCGGACGACTTCGCCCGCCTGCCCCTGGCCGAGCCGGTCCCGGGCCGTCCGGAGCTCGCGGATCTGCTTGCGGCCTGA
- the darG gene encoding type II toxin-antitoxin system antitoxin DNA ADP-ribosyl glycohydrolase DarG — MIEFRTGDILAADAEAIVNTVNCVGVMGRGIALQFKNAFPENFKAYEAACAREEVQPGKMFVFETRALTNPGLIINFPTKRHWRGNSRMEDIDSGLKALVEEIHTRGIRSIAIPPLGSGLGGLDWADVRPRIVEALRSFDDLQVIVFEPTGTPVYTRSREIPNMTPGRAALVALMHRYLSGLMDPFVTLIEVHKLMYFMQEAGEPLRLQYAKAPYGPYAENLRHVLRAVEGHLVSGYADGGDAPDKQLELVPGAVKDAESFLSDKHETTVRFDRVAQLVEGFETPFGLELLATVHWVVTRENAVSREEVVSKAYAWNERKKRFSPRQIGIAFQTLQNKGWLANA; from the coding sequence ATGATTGAGTTCAGAACAGGAGACATTTTAGCGGCGGACGCCGAGGCGATCGTCAATACAGTCAACTGCGTCGGAGTCATGGGCCGCGGGATCGCCCTTCAGTTCAAGAACGCTTTCCCTGAGAATTTCAAAGCCTACGAAGCTGCATGCGCGCGCGAGGAAGTGCAGCCCGGCAAAATGTTCGTGTTTGAAACCCGCGCGCTCACGAATCCTGGACTCATCATCAACTTTCCTACCAAGCGGCACTGGCGTGGCAATAGCCGAATGGAAGACATCGATTCCGGTCTGAAGGCGCTTGTCGAAGAAATCCATACCCGCGGCATTCGCTCGATCGCGATCCCGCCGCTCGGCAGCGGTCTTGGAGGACTCGACTGGGCAGATGTGCGCCCGCGGATTGTGGAAGCCTTGCGCAGTTTCGATGACCTGCAAGTGATTGTCTTTGAACCCACCGGCACACCCGTTTACACTAGGTCGCGCGAAATTCCGAACATGACGCCTGGGCGCGCTGCGCTCGTGGCATTGATGCATCGCTATCTCAGCGGACTGATGGATCCGTTCGTGACACTGATCGAAGTGCATAAGCTGATGTACTTCATGCAGGAAGCGGGTGAACCGCTGCGGCTTCAGTACGCGAAAGCGCCGTATGGCCCCTATGCCGAAAATCTTCGACATGTTCTGCGCGCGGTCGAAGGACACCTTGTATCGGGTTACGCCGATGGCGGCGATGCACCGGACAAGCAGCTCGAACTGGTTCCAGGCGCGGTCAAGGATGCCGAATCCTTCTTGTCGGACAAGCACGAAACGACTGTTCGCTTCGATCGCGTCGCCCAACTTGTGGAAGGGTTCGAAACACCGTTCGGCCTTGAGCTTCTCGCTACGGTGCACTGGGTAGTGACCAGAGAAAATGCCGTCAGCCGAGAGGAAGTTGTTTCCAAGGCTTACGCCTGGAACGAGCGCAAGAAGCGATTTTCTCCGCGCCAGATCGGTATTGCCTTCCAGACCCTGCAAAACAAGGGCTGGCTCGCAAACGCCTGA
- a CDS encoding CBS domain-containing protein, translated as MHVAAVIKRKGSNVVSVAPERTIGEAANLLTENRIGAVLVLDGNEGIRGIISERDIIRSLTRFGSDALNRRVEEVMTRDVQQCSPSDTIAEIMTIMTKRRFRHLPVVDGGKLLGMISIGDVVKQRLDETELEVETLRGYVTGQG; from the coding sequence ATGCATGTCGCAGCCGTCATCAAGCGCAAGGGCTCCAACGTCGTTTCCGTCGCGCCCGAGCGAACCATCGGGGAGGCCGCGAACCTGCTGACCGAGAACCGGATCGGCGCCGTTCTGGTGCTGGACGGCAACGAAGGCATCCGCGGCATCATCTCCGAACGCGACATCATCCGCTCCCTGACCCGATTCGGCAGCGACGCGCTGAACCGGCGGGTCGAAGAGGTGATGACCCGCGACGTACAGCAGTGCTCCCCCTCCGATACCATCGCCGAGATCATGACCATCATGACGAAGCGCCGGTTCCGCCACCTTCCGGTGGTCGACGGCGGGAAACTGCTGGGCATGATCAGCATCGGCGACGTGGTCAAGCAGCGTCTGGACGAGACAGAGCTCGAGGTGGAAACCCTGCGCGGCTACGTGACCGGACAGGGTTGA